One window of the Actinomycetes bacterium genome contains the following:
- a CDS encoding glycosyltransferase — protein MLSTAHDVADGRLFRLVEAMERVGLAVEVIGRGDPSDGPPGADVRTRPRAGRFGRALDAVRLPLAARGRVLVTLTPDPLPAAALRRLLRRGPYVADCQEDYLALLSDRSWATGATGVVARGVARAAVALAGRADLTLVADDHVPPRQARHRLVVVNLPSGGYLPSPVDPEPAPRALYVGDVRRSRGLRTMLAAVEAAPRWQLDVVGPVSAEDQPWLDEWLSSSPAAHRVRIHGRRPPREAWALAAGAWVGLALLDPTPAFAAAIPSKVYEYFECGLPTLVTPLPRAAALVEQAGAGQVVTDAAEAARALEEYADHPELHAAHRLAALDWARRRAADPSPYDELARQVTALAVGGRSR, from the coding sequence GTGCTGAGCACCGCGCACGACGTCGCGGACGGCCGGCTGTTCCGCCTGGTCGAGGCGATGGAACGGGTCGGGCTGGCCGTCGAGGTGATCGGCCGGGGCGACCCCTCCGACGGCCCGCCGGGGGCGGACGTGAGGACCAGGCCCCGGGCCGGCCGGTTCGGCCGGGCGCTGGACGCCGTCCGGCTGCCGCTCGCCGCGCGCGGGCGGGTGCTGGTCACCCTCACCCCGGACCCGCTGCCGGCCGCTGCGCTGCGCCGGCTGCTGCGCCGCGGCCCCTACGTGGCGGACTGCCAGGAGGACTACCTGGCGCTGCTGTCCGACCGCTCCTGGGCCACCGGCGCCACCGGCGTGGTCGCCCGCGGGGTGGCCCGGGCAGCCGTGGCACTCGCCGGCCGGGCCGACCTGACCCTGGTCGCCGACGACCACGTCCCGCCGCGGCAGGCCCGCCACCGGCTGGTCGTCGTCAACCTGCCCTCCGGTGGGTACCTGCCGTCGCCGGTCGACCCCGAGCCGGCACCTCGGGCGCTGTACGTAGGCGACGTCCGCCGCTCGCGCGGCCTGCGCACCATGCTCGCGGCGGTCGAGGCGGCCCCGCGCTGGCAGCTGGACGTCGTCGGCCCGGTGAGTGCCGAGGACCAGCCCTGGCTGGACGAGTGGCTGTCCTCCTCACCCGCCGCGCACCGGGTGCGCATCCACGGGCGCCGCCCGCCGCGGGAGGCCTGGGCGCTGGCGGCCGGGGCGTGGGTGGGGCTGGCCCTGCTCGACCCCACACCGGCCTTCGCGGCAGCGATCCCCAGCAAGGTCTACGAGTACTTCGAGTGCGGGCTGCCCACACTGGTGACCCCGCTGCCCCGCGCCGCGGCACTCGTCGAGCAGGCCGGGGCCGGCCAGGTGGTCACCGACGCCGCCGAGGCGGCCCGCGCGCTGGAGGAGTACGCCGACCATCCGGAGCTGCACGCGGCCCACCGGCTCGCGGCGCTGGACTGGGCCAGGCGGCGGGCCGCCGACCCGTCACCGTACGACGAGCTGGCCCGCCAGGTGACGGCGCTGGCCGTGGGAGGGCGGTCCCGATGA